One window of the Sulfurovum sp. UBA12169 genome contains the following:
- a CDS encoding ligase, whose protein sequence is MFTKKCWRIIETKTGNAAWNMAVDEALLESHKKGDLPILRLYRWDRALSVGRFCDPAKDLDLQNVKEKSIGIVRRLSGGGILVHDKDLSYSLILSRSLMGERSIKENYRYLCRFLICLYEKIGLKAKFACETGIQSQPSSVCLAGCEPYDLFIKGKKMGGNAQRYTKHTLLQQGSIPIEIDERMFETLFFKESGLSKAATLQKLGVELSYEKLSTILIEAFCETFEADTVADSLSLAEEQNAKALLASKYTQENWSLYGKLCS, encoded by the coding sequence ATGTTTACTAAAAAATGCTGGAGAATTATTGAGACCAAAACGGGAAATGCGGCATGGAATATGGCCGTGGATGAGGCATTGCTAGAGAGCCATAAAAAGGGCGATTTGCCTATTCTTCGTTTATACCGGTGGGATAGGGCTTTGAGCGTAGGGCGTTTTTGTGATCCTGCAAAGGATCTTGATCTGCAAAACGTAAAAGAAAAATCGATCGGTATTGTTCGGCGCTTAAGCGGCGGAGGTATCTTGGTGCACGATAAGGATCTTTCGTATTCGCTTATCCTTTCTCGTTCCTTGATGGGCGAAAGAAGTATTAAAGAAAATTATCGCTATTTATGCCGGTTTTTGATATGTCTGTACGAAAAAATCGGTCTTAAGGCAAAATTCGCATGCGAAACAGGCATTCAAAGCCAGCCTTCAAGTGTTTGCTTGGCAGGATGCGAACCGTATGATCTTTTCATTAAAGGCAAAAAAATGGGAGGCAATGCCCAGCGATACACAAAGCATACACTTTTGCAGCAGGGAAGCATACCTATAGAGATTGATGAGAGGATGTTTGAGACTTTGTTTTTTAAAGAATCGGGCCTCAGTAAAGCAGCGACGCTTCAGAAGCTTGGTGTTGAGCTATCCTATGAGAAGCTTTCAACTATATTGATTGAAGCATTTTGTGAAACATTTGAAGCAGATACGGTGGCAGATTCACTTAGTTTGGCTGAAGAGCAAAACGCAAAAGCGCTTTTGGCGAGCAAGTATACCCAGGAAAATTGGAGTCTTTATGGCAAGCTTTGCTCCTAA
- a CDS encoding phosphopantetheine-binding protein: MTKEQIKQTIIEQILEIAPDVEENEIVSDKNIQRSLEIDSFDFLKILTALNDVLGIAVPEADYGQVDTLDHMIAYFAKRIAS; this comes from the coding sequence ATGACCAAAGAACAGATTAAACAAACTATTATCGAACAAATTTTAGAGATTGCACCGGATGTTGAAGAGAATGAAATTGTTTCTGATAAAAACATTCAGCGTTCGCTGGAGATTGATTCTTTCGATTTTCTAAAAATTCTTACCGCACTCAATGACGTATTGGGGATTGCAGTGCCTGAAGCCGATTACGGTCAAGTAGATACGCTTGATCATATGATTGCATATTTTGCCAAACGAATTGCATCATAA
- a CDS encoding pyruvate dehydrogenase — MSTFVMPSLGADMQSAVLMEWKVKEGDPVSKGMVIAEVETSKGVIEIEVFEDGIIEKLLVEEETECAVGMPLALIGNKDTATTAKQITQDLVTLSLETPKEPKHETVTPERIKASPAARKRAKELGVELSSVVADKKTVHLAAIESEVTAKTLQPSGMRQAIAKAMSRSNAEIPHYYLSTSVNMTPALHWLEAYNKNRSIQERILPVALLIRAAVFVLKEVPELNGFWKNDQLQMSTQINPGIAIALRKEGLITPAILGAEQMDLDTTMQALGELITRTRSGKLRNTEITQQTITITNLGDLGVENVYGVIYPPQVALIGLGRIIDAPWAEGDALCVRKVMQATLAGDHRATDGRTGGQFLNKFNQILQTPGELL, encoded by the coding sequence ATGAGTACATTTGTCATGCCAAGTCTCGGCGCAGATATGCAATCGGCTGTCTTGATGGAATGGAAGGTTAAAGAAGGCGATCCTGTAAGCAAAGGAATGGTAATCGCTGAAGTGGAGACAAGCAAAGGGGTGATTGAAATTGAAGTATTTGAAGACGGCATTATAGAGAAGCTTTTAGTCGAAGAGGAAACCGAATGCGCAGTAGGGATGCCGTTGGCGCTTATTGGCAACAAAGATACGGCAACAACCGCCAAGCAAATAACCCAAGATCTTGTAACACTTTCTTTAGAAACTCCCAAAGAGCCTAAACACGAAACGGTGACTCCTGAGAGGATCAAAGCCTCTCCTGCAGCACGAAAGAGAGCCAAAGAGCTGGGCGTAGAGCTTTCAAGTGTTGTGGCAGACAAAAAAACGGTACATCTTGCCGCAATCGAATCTGAAGTTACGGCCAAAACACTGCAGCCAAGCGGTATGCGTCAAGCCATCGCCAAAGCGATGAGCCGCTCCAATGCCGAGATTCCCCATTACTATCTCAGTACTTCCGTCAATATGACGCCGGCACTGCATTGGCTTGAAGCGTATAACAAAAACAGAAGCATCCAAGAGCGCATTCTGCCTGTGGCCCTTTTGATACGTGCAGCGGTGTTTGTGCTTAAAGAAGTCCCGGAGCTTAACGGTTTTTGGAAAAATGACCAATTGCAAATGAGTACGCAGATCAATCCGGGCATTGCAATTGCGCTGCGTAAAGAGGGACTTATTACTCCGGCGATTTTGGGGGCAGAGCAGATGGATTTGGATACCACGATGCAAGCGCTCGGCGAGCTGATCACGCGTACACGCTCGGGAAAACTCCGCAATACAGAGATTACCCAGCAGACGATTACCATCACCAATTTGGGAGATTTGGGGGTTGAAAACGTTTATGGAGTGATTTACCCGCCGCAAGTTGCGCTCATAGGGTTGGGACGTATCATCGATGCACCGTGGGCAGAGGGAGATGCGCTTTGTGTACGCAAAGTGATGCAGGCAACCCTTGCAGGAGATCACCGGGCAACCGACGGACGCACCGGAGGACAATTTCTAAACAAATTCAATCAAATCTTACAAACGCCAGGGGAGTTGCTATGA